One window of the Candidatus Chryseobacterium colombiense genome contains the following:
- a CDS encoding SMP-30/gluconolactonase/LRE family protein, giving the protein MKKILKTGWVGLVLVLLSCQSVNSSKMFYDGVKPEKVSDQFSFTEGPASDKNGNVYFTDQPNDKIYYWDWKTNTIVEFLDKTGRANGTYFDKDDNLITCSDDQGEIWKISKNKKVEVLSKGFEGKRLNGPNDLWIDAFGGIYFTDPLYERDYWVNFKQEIPQKNLYYRNREGKISKLETFTQPNGIIGSEKFKKLYVSDIDAGKTYVYDILGEGKLSEKKLFCEMGSDGMTLDKFGNLYLTGNGVSVFSREGKKIYQIPIPEKWTSNVTFGGENGNVLFITASESVYVLPTKVKGVQ; this is encoded by the coding sequence ATGAAAAAAATATTGAAAACCGGCTGGGTTGGTTTGGTTTTAGTATTACTAAGTTGTCAATCAGTAAATAGTAGCAAAATGTTTTATGATGGTGTAAAGCCCGAAAAAGTTTCTGACCAGTTCAGTTTTACGGAAGGTCCGGCTTCGGATAAAAATGGGAATGTATATTTTACCGATCAGCCCAATGATAAAATTTATTATTGGGATTGGAAAACCAATACAATTGTTGAGTTTTTAGATAAAACGGGCAGAGCAAACGGAACCTATTTCGATAAAGATGATAATCTGATTACGTGTTCGGATGATCAGGGAGAAATCTGGAAAATTTCAAAGAATAAAAAAGTAGAAGTTTTATCCAAAGGTTTTGAAGGAAAAAGATTAAACGGACCTAATGATCTGTGGATAGATGCTTTTGGAGGAATATATTTTACCGATCCTTTGTATGAAAGAGATTATTGGGTGAATTTTAAACAGGAAATTCCTCAGAAAAACCTGTACTACAGAAATAGAGAAGGAAAGATCTCAAAACTGGAAACGTTCACTCAGCCCAATGGAATTATAGGAAGCGAGAAATTTAAAAAATTATACGTTTCAGATATTGATGCAGGAAAAACCTATGTATATGATATTCTTGGCGAAGGAAAGCTTTCTGAAAAGAAACTTTTTTGCGAAATGGGCTCAGACGGAATGACGTTGGATAAATTTGGCAATCTTTATCTGACAGGAAACGGAGTATCAGTTTTCAGTAGGGAAGGAAAGAAAATCTATCAGATCCCGATTCCTGAAAAATGGACTTCTAATGTAACTTTCGGAGGTGAAAATGGAAATGTTTTATTTATTACCGCTTCGGAATCGGTATATGTATTGCCAACAAAAGTAAAAGGAGTACAATAA
- a CDS encoding DEAD/DEAH box helicase encodes MELESIYKKLQIQEMNQMQKSTYKATENQQDVVLLSPTGSGKTLAFLFPVLRNLKKNTSGIQTLILVPARELALQIEQVFKAMGTDFKVSVCYGGHDKKIEVNNLIEAPAVLIGTPGRVVYHLRNNNFDPKTIQTLVLDEFDKALELGFHDDMEFISNSLKGLSQRILTSATAMDEIPKFTGLKNEKTIDFLKLSEVKPDIQLKKVMTIPEEKLNTLFNLICKIGNKRTLIFCNHREAVDRISELLREKGIDRETFHGGMEQDERERALLKFRNDSARILITTDLAARGLDIPEVESIVHYQLPPKEDAFIHRNGRTARMNAKGFAYLIMTEDENFPFIKNNTPEESVAGFNKVPGKTPFQTIYISAGKKDKVNKVDIVGYLLKKGDLQKEELGLIEVKDTTSYVAVARNRVTDVLKRLSHEKLKGKKVKMEVAY; translated from the coding sequence ATGGAATTAGAATCTATTTACAAAAAACTGCAGATTCAGGAAATGAATCAAATGCAGAAATCTACTTATAAAGCCACAGAAAATCAACAGGACGTTGTCCTGCTCTCTCCAACAGGTTCAGGAAAAACACTGGCATTTTTATTTCCCGTTCTTCGAAATTTGAAGAAAAATACTTCCGGAATTCAGACGTTAATTCTGGTTCCTGCAAGAGAACTGGCATTGCAAATTGAGCAGGTTTTCAAAGCTATGGGAACAGACTTTAAAGTTTCAGTTTGCTATGGAGGTCACGATAAAAAAATTGAAGTCAATAACCTTATTGAAGCTCCGGCTGTTCTGATCGGAACCCCGGGAAGAGTTGTCTATCATTTAAGAAACAACAATTTTGATCCCAAAACGATTCAGACCTTAGTTCTCGATGAATTTGACAAAGCGCTGGAACTGGGTTTCCATGATGATATGGAATTTATTTCCAATTCCCTAAAAGGACTTTCTCAACGAATTTTAACATCGGCAACTGCAATGGATGAAATTCCAAAGTTTACAGGATTGAAAAATGAGAAAACCATTGATTTTTTAAAATTAAGTGAAGTAAAACCTGATATTCAGTTAAAAAAAGTGATGACCATTCCAGAAGAAAAACTGAACACACTTTTTAATTTAATCTGTAAAATCGGAAACAAGAGAACGTTGATTTTCTGCAATCACCGTGAAGCCGTTGACCGTATTTCTGAGCTTCTACGTGAAAAAGGAATCGACAGAGAAACCTTTCATGGCGGCATGGAACAGGATGAAAGAGAACGTGCTTTATTGAAGTTCAGAAATGATTCCGCAAGAATTTTAATTACAACCGATCTGGCTGCAAGAGGTCTTGATATTCCCGAAGTTGAATCTATTGTACATTATCAGCTGCCTCCAAAAGAAGACGCTTTCATCCACAGAAACGGTCGTACCGCAAGAATGAATGCTAAAGGTTTTGCTTATCTTATTATGACGGAAGACGAAAATTTTCCTTTCATTAAAAATAATACCCCCGAAGAAAGCGTTGCCGGATTTAATAAAGTTCCAGGAAAAACACCTTTCCAGACTATTTACATCAGTGCAGGTAAAAAAGATAAAGTCAACAAAGTTGATATTGTCGGTTATTTACTTAAAAAAGGAGACCTGCAAAAGGAAGAACTTGGTTTGATAGAAGTAAAAGACACAACATCTTATGTTGCCGTTGCAAGAAATAGAGTGACTGATGTTTTAAAAAGATTAAGCCACGAAAAGTTGAAAGGTAAAAAAGTAAAAATGGAAGTTGCTTATTAA